A region from the Acidobacteriota bacterium genome encodes:
- a CDS encoding helix-turn-helix domain-containing protein: VSRQTIVSIERGDYAPSVKLALLLAETLEATVEDLFVLEEKDHA; encoded by the coding sequence CGTCTCCCGACAGACCATCGTGTCGATCGAACGCGGAGACTATGCCCCCTCCGTGAAGCTGGCGCTTCTGCTGGCAGAGACACTGGAGGCCACAGTCGAAGACCTGTTTGTCCTGGAGGAAAAGGACCATGCGTAA